The following are from one region of the Spirochaetota bacterium genome:
- the hrcA gene encoding heat-inducible transcriptional repressor HrcA has product MDTEERIDKSLNEREAAILGAIVYEYITTGKPVGSRSFVHKYSFTLSPATMRNVMYDLEMMGYLMQPHASAGRVPTDKGYRYYVDSLLDTYEFVMNEKVSVRDEMIKREMQLDKIFSSLTKTMSLASQYAGVVLTPRPDFTVLKHIELVLLDNNEILAILVTRNGIVINKKVVVSTNITQDELYRFSKFLTGELGGYSLFEIKKDMFESLREVKGTEINRAMALDIAELALSESNDPDLYIDGVQNLLHIPEMIEADRLKGLLRLIEEKKVLRGIIEKTMERDGVQTLIGEEITEVEVSGCSIVTSSYKIGNKRVGVVGIIGPTRMDYKKVVPLVDYTGKIFSEFLTKMSK; this is encoded by the coding sequence ATGGATACCGAAGAAAGAATAGACAAGTCTTTGAACGAACGAGAGGCGGCGATTCTCGGCGCCATTGTTTATGAATATATCACCACCGGTAAACCGGTTGGCTCGAGGTCGTTCGTGCATAAGTATTCCTTCACCCTGTCGCCGGCGACCATGAGGAACGTGATGTACGACCTCGAAATGATGGGATACCTCATGCAGCCCCATGCGTCGGCAGGGCGGGTGCCGACCGACAAAGGCTATCGTTACTACGTCGATTCCCTTCTGGACACCTACGAGTTCGTGATGAATGAAAAGGTGAGCGTTCGGGATGAGATGATCAAGCGCGAGATGCAGCTTGATAAAATATTCAGTTCGCTCACAAAAACCATGTCGCTGGCGTCCCAGTATGCAGGTGTGGTCCTTACGCCGCGACCTGATTTTACGGTGCTCAAGCACATCGAGCTCGTCCTCCTGGACAACAACGAGATACTGGCGATCCTGGTAACGCGAAACGGTATCGTAATCAACAAAAAGGTGGTGGTATCGACCAACATCACACAAGACGAACTGTACAGGTTCAGCAAGTTCCTTACCGGCGAGCTGGGCGGCTATTCGCTCTTCGAGATCAAAAAGGACATGTTCGAGTCGCTGCGCGAGGTGAAGGGGACGGAAATAAACAGGGCAATGGCGCTGGATATAGCGGAGCTCGCACTGTCGGAAAGTAACGACCCCGATCTCTATATAGACGGGGTGCAGAACCTTCTCCACATTCCCGAGATGATAGAGGCCGACCGTCTAAAGGGACTATTGCGCCTTATCGAGGAAAAGAAGGTGCTTCGGGGGATCATCGAGAAGACCATGGAGCGTGATGGCGTGCAAACGCTTATCGGCGAGGAGATAACCGAGGTCGAGGTGTCCGGCTGCAGTATAGTGACATCATCGTATAAAATTGGAAACAAGCGGGTGGGCGTCGTCGGCATTATCGGTCCAACCAGGATGGATTATAAAAAGGTGGTCCCGCTCGTGGATTATACTGGAAAGATATTTTCTGAATTTTTAACGAAAATGTCGAAATGA
- a CDS encoding SDR family oxidoreductase → MSTVWYGLEDKVVVVTGGSRGIGLELAKALAAQKAKVVICGRKKEGLDAAVAAINGGDRVLALPAHIAKEEDVNTLFESAVNTFGRVDVLVNNVGMNLLTASVIDTEPATWTKIIESNLTGTFLCSRKAAMIMREQKHGRIISISSIAGRKAAPAMGIYGIAKAGIDMLTRVLAFELAQFNIQVNAVAPCMVKTDFSRPFWSNDALRSQIEKGIPMGRIAEVDDVIHPVLFLCSDKAAFITGQVLVVDGGSLS, encoded by the coding sequence ATGAGTACGGTATGGTATGGACTTGAGGACAAGGTCGTGGTCGTTACCGGCGGCAGCCGCGGGATAGGCCTGGAGCTCGCGAAGGCGCTTGCGGCCCAGAAGGCGAAGGTTGTAATCTGCGGACGCAAGAAGGAGGGCCTGGACGCGGCCGTGGCCGCGATCAACGGAGGCGACAGGGTACTCGCACTGCCCGCGCATATAGCGAAGGAAGAGGACGTCAACACGCTTTTCGAGTCTGCCGTCAATACCTTCGGTCGGGTGGATGTACTCGTAAATAACGTAGGGATGAACCTGCTTACCGCTTCAGTTATCGATACGGAACCGGCGACCTGGACTAAAATAATAGAGTCTAACCTTACCGGTACCTTCCTGTGCTCCAGAAAGGCGGCTATGATTATGCGCGAACAGAAGCACGGGCGCATTATTAGCATATCGTCGATCGCCGGAAGAAAGGCCGCGCCCGCAATGGGCATATACGGCATCGCCAAGGCCGGAATCGATATGCTCACCAGGGTGCTGGCGTTCGAACTGGCGCAGTTTAACATTCAGGTAAACGCGGTCGCGCCCTGCATGGTGAAGACCGATTTCAGCAGGCCCTTCTGGTCAAACGACGCCCTGCGATCGCAGATAGAAAAAGGGATACCCATGGGCAGAATAGCGGAGGTGGACGACGTGATCCATCCGGTGCTCTTTTTGTGTTCGGACAAAGCGGCATTCATTACGGGCCAGGTGCTCGTGGTCGACGGCGGATCGCTGTCTTGA
- a CDS encoding VOC family protein yields the protein METDTAKNVGGGMVCRGKVNQLGIVVHDAAKAMSRYAETLGIRQWYRANSIGPLEVTVRGEKTIIDVEIYLAYMGSVQVELIESRAGSGGIYAEQLAARGEGLHHVGFFVSNLDKKLDVLRKTGIEPIQSGEIRSRGGAVTRYAYYETGGPGNIIAEFIETKLAGIPVGMSHFMMKIGCLTGDAEKIRL from the coding sequence ATGGAAACTGACACTGCAAAAAACGTTGGCGGCGGAATGGTCTGCCGCGGGAAAGTAAACCAGCTCGGTATAGTCGTACACGACGCGGCCAAAGCGATGAGCCGCTATGCCGAAACGCTCGGCATTCGTCAATGGTACAGGGCGAACAGCATCGGCCCGCTCGAAGTGACAGTACGCGGGGAAAAGACCATCATAGACGTGGAAATTTACCTCGCGTATATGGGCAGCGTCCAGGTGGAGCTCATTGAAAGCCGCGCCGGGTCGGGAGGCATTTATGCCGAACAGCTTGCCGCCAGGGGCGAAGGACTACATCATGTGGGCTTTTTCGTTTCAAACCTGGATAAAAAACTCGACGTGCTCCGAAAAACGGGCATAGAACCGATCCAGAGCGGAGAGATACGCAGCCGCGGCGGTGCGGTGACGCGCTACGCGTATTACGAAACGGGCGGGCCGGGAAATATCATCGCCGAATTTATCGAAACTAAACTGGCGGGCATCCCCGTCGGCATGTCGCATTTCATGATGAAAATAGGCTGCCTTACCGGCGACGCCGAAAAAATCCGGTTGTAA
- a CDS encoding pyruvate formate lyase family protein — protein sequence MYDDSTVVVDYRSARFQRIKSGLLAEPMHLCPERAYLITDYFKKHDSPAEAMIVRKAKAFRYLMRSKSAIIFPDELIAGNMGTRRKSAIIQPELSGVISMITDLARIEKRSTNPMRISRRDRLKLFTRVVPYWSFRNLVFRAFYPRFGRFLRYAAEQLNATYYLINEAGGIGHFLPNYERILKTGIRGYLEELGKGGTDFHRAAIIACDGIVAFAGKLAAEAGRLAETECDAERRAELKEIGRICAKVPLEPAGTFHEALQSLWLAHMGVCLESINSAISFGRMDQYLYPYYRDDLEAGRITPERARELLLCFSAKTTEHVFLLSERTSEYHGGYLVVQAAIVGGVDKNGNDAVNDLTYLFLDVMEESGLRDPNYQARIHPKAPERYVRRTMDVARKGNGVPALFNDEASISALLRHGYPLNEARNYGVVGCVELALPGKSFFSTDAALFNLPVCLELALNRGRRLRGGARVGAKTPAPESLAGIEDVIGAFRLQVSHMVERFITDIQVIERGNRDHHPTPFSSMLVDGCIESGSDTTAGGALYNSSGIQGVGVADTADSLAALDYVVYRKRRYALTQIIRAMRTNFASDPVMRAELLNAPKYGNDLELPDGYAAMVVQIFHTALAQYRNTRGGPYVPGFYSSTSHVGFGRRTGALPGGRPAGAPFAASLDPAHGRDRLGPTALLNSASKVDSDLAPNGYALNLRFDPNTVAGDRGLSLLTALMKGFFISGGMEMQFNILDPETLEEARRNPGSHPGLVVRVAGYCAYFDDLPDSAKGEIIARTRLVL from the coding sequence GTGTACGATGACAGTACGGTAGTCGTCGATTATCGTTCCGCACGGTTCCAGCGGATAAAAAGCGGGCTTCTTGCCGAGCCCATGCATCTGTGCCCCGAGCGGGCATATCTTATCACCGATTATTTTAAAAAGCACGATTCGCCCGCCGAGGCTATGATAGTCCGCAAGGCGAAAGCGTTCCGGTACCTCATGCGGTCCAAGTCGGCGATCATCTTCCCCGACGAGCTGATAGCGGGAAACATGGGGACCCGCAGAAAATCCGCCATAATCCAGCCGGAGCTCTCGGGCGTTATTTCGATGATCACAGACCTCGCTCGCATCGAGAAAAGAAGCACCAACCCCATGCGGATATCCCGGCGCGACCGTCTTAAACTATTTACCCGTGTGGTTCCGTACTGGAGCTTCCGCAACCTGGTGTTCCGCGCTTTCTACCCGCGTTTTGGCCGTTTCCTGCGCTACGCGGCCGAACAGCTCAACGCGACGTATTACCTGATAAACGAGGCCGGTGGCATAGGGCATTTCCTTCCGAACTATGAGCGAATTCTAAAGACAGGTATCAGAGGATATCTCGAGGAACTCGGGAAAGGCGGAACTGACTTTCATCGCGCGGCGATAATCGCGTGCGATGGGATCGTTGCCTTCGCGGGTAAACTCGCGGCGGAAGCCGGGCGCCTTGCCGAAACCGAATGCGACGCGGAGCGCCGGGCCGAACTGAAGGAGATCGGGCGTATATGCGCGAAGGTCCCGCTCGAGCCCGCCGGAACATTCCACGAGGCGCTCCAGTCCCTCTGGCTGGCCCACATGGGCGTCTGCCTCGAAAGCATCAACTCGGCGATTTCATTCGGCAGGATGGACCAGTATCTCTATCCCTATTACCGCGACGACCTTGAAGCGGGAAGGATCACCCCGGAGCGTGCGCGCGAACTGCTCCTGTGCTTTTCGGCCAAGACGACGGAACACGTCTTTCTTCTCTCCGAGCGCACCAGCGAATATCACGGTGGATATCTCGTGGTGCAGGCGGCGATTGTCGGCGGGGTTGATAAAAACGGGAATGACGCGGTCAACGATCTCACATACCTCTTTCTTGACGTGATGGAGGAATCGGGGCTCCGCGACCCTAATTACCAGGCGCGCATCCATCCGAAAGCCCCCGAGCGCTACGTCCGACGAACCATGGACGTGGCAAGAAAGGGAAACGGCGTTCCGGCCCTCTTTAACGATGAAGCGTCGATATCGGCGCTGCTGCGCCATGGTTATCCGCTGAATGAAGCGCGTAATTACGGCGTGGTCGGCTGCGTGGAGCTGGCCCTTCCGGGAAAGAGTTTCTTTTCAACCGATGCCGCGCTTTTCAATCTGCCGGTTTGCCTCGAGCTCGCGCTCAACCGTGGAAGGCGTCTGCGCGGAGGCGCCCGCGTCGGCGCGAAGACGCCGGCCCCTGAAAGCCTCGCCGGTATCGAAGACGTAATCGGCGCGTTCCGGTTACAGGTGTCCCATATGGTTGAACGGTTTATCACCGATATTCAGGTCATCGAACGCGGCAACCGCGATCATCACCCCACCCCGTTTTCTTCAATGCTGGTTGACGGCTGCATCGAGTCCGGCAGTGACACGACCGCCGGCGGGGCGCTGTATAATTCCAGCGGCATCCAGGGAGTGGGCGTCGCGGATACCGCGGACTCCCTGGCGGCGCTGGATTACGTCGTATATCGCAAACGCCGCTATGCGCTGACGCAGATTATCCGCGCCATGCGGACAAACTTCGCTTCGGATCCCGTTATGCGGGCCGAGCTGCTTAACGCGCCCAAATACGGAAACGACCTCGAACTTCCCGACGGGTACGCAGCCATGGTGGTACAGATTTTTCACACGGCTCTCGCGCAATACCGGAATACCCGCGGCGGCCCGTACGTGCCCGGTTTTTATTCATCGACATCGCACGTGGGGTTCGGACGTCGTACCGGCGCGCTGCCCGGGGGCCGGCCGGCCGGAGCGCCTTTTGCCGCAAGCCTCGATCCGGCCCATGGGCGGGACCGCCTCGGCCCCACCGCACTGCTCAATTCCGCATCGAAGGTCGATTCCGACCTCGCGCCAAACGGGTACGCCCTCAATCTGCGCTTCGATCCCAATACCGTCGCCGGGGACAGGGGATTGAGCCTTCTTACGGCCCTGATGAAGGGATTCTTCATTTCCGGGGGGATGGAGATGCAATTCAATATACTGGACCCCGAAACACTGGAGGAAGCCCGTCGCAATCCCGGCTCCCACCCTGGGCTGGTGGTGCGGGTGGCGGGATATTGCGCATATTTTGACGATTTGCCCGACTCGGCGAAGGGCGAGATCATCGCACGAACACGGCTTGTATTATAA
- a CDS encoding SDR family oxidoreductase: MDLGLKGKVAVVTASSRGLGRAVAGALAAEGAKLALCSRNAEAVGATADELRKKYGVETFSAPCDVEDRARIAAFAAEVRERFGAVHILFANAGGPPPGTIADFAPADFEKAIGLNLLSVIGLVHAFLPAIRLQEWGRIIASTSITVKQPVPNLALSNVARVGVVAFMKTLAGELAPFNITCNTVAPGYIMTDRVESLIKNKSLKDGMAYDAAEREITAGIPAGRIGSPEEFGALVAFLSSERAGYITGETILIDGGAYRGLM, encoded by the coding sequence ATGGACCTTGGACTGAAGGGCAAAGTGGCGGTCGTAACGGCATCGAGCAGGGGGCTCGGCCGCGCCGTGGCCGGGGCGCTGGCGGCCGAAGGCGCGAAGCTCGCGCTCTGCTCCCGAAACGCCGAAGCCGTCGGTGCAACCGCCGATGAACTGCGCAAAAAATACGGGGTCGAGACCTTTTCCGCCCCCTGCGACGTCGAGGACCGGGCCCGAATCGCTGCTTTCGCCGCGGAGGTGCGGGAGCGTTTCGGTGCGGTGCATATACTCTTCGCCAACGCAGGCGGCCCGCCGCCGGGGACTATAGCGGATTTCGCCCCGGCCGATTTTGAAAAGGCCATAGGCCTCAACCTGCTCAGCGTGATCGGCCTGGTGCATGCCTTCCTTCCGGCCATCAGGCTACAGGAGTGGGGCCGTATCATCGCCTCCACATCCATCACGGTGAAACAGCCCGTTCCGAACCTCGCGCTTTCAAACGTGGCGCGCGTGGGCGTGGTGGCCTTTATGAAGACGCTGGCGGGCGAACTCGCCCCTTTCAATATAACCTGCAACACCGTCGCGCCCGGCTATATCATGACCGACCGGGTCGAAAGCCTTATAAAAAATAAAAGTTTGAAGGATGGGATGGCGTATGACGCGGCCGAGCGCGAGATCACGGCGGGAATCCCGGCGGGGCGCATCGGCTCCCCGGAGGAATTCGGCGCGCTTGTCGCGTTCCTTTCGTCAGAGAGGGCGGGGTATATCACCGGCGAGACCATCCTCATCGACGGCGGGGCGTACAGGGGGCTGATGTGA
- a CDS encoding TIGR03960 family B12-binding radical SAM protein translates to MPAIKDSVITELVAAVQKPARYTGGEYNQVIKSGADLRMAVCYPDLYEVGMSNHGIRILYDIANSIEGVACERVFSVDTGFEKRLRELGLPLFTLESRTPLGELDMLAFNLSHDLLYTNVLQVLDLGGIPFMARERDGSQPLVIAGGEASCNPAPMGDFVDAFFLGDGEEGIVEIAECLLAAKRRNLRRNEKLALLEEIEGVYVPSLHRVVRKDGRLAAIEGKLVRKRSYRAPVPHFPLRPIVPNIRVAQDRAIVEVSRGCSNMCRFCHAGYYDLPCREYSPQLLSDGITTVLENSGYDELTLASLSIGDYRHLAELLNDILPRLNERGVSISLPSLRVDMGTLPIIERISSLRKASLTFAVESASEEIRALANKRISTDDLLSIVAHVFERGWRTLKLYFMIGLPGCESVDEAEAMIALLKRIASLSKGKKEINVTVSPFVPKPLTPFQWARQMDAAYFYDIVRRLKRGVPRSVTIKNHNVESSVLEGVLARGDERLATVILGAYRDGARLDSWSEHFNYGTWEKRLNEDLPGWRSLLDSRREDEVFPWSAVETGFERLVGLQRKAPADTSVLKKKFPRPAGVLTVDDRSVDAFERKYAVVLRVRLRLSKNGFARYIPHIDFIEIVKRSLRMAGIPVSFSQGFNKRERIAAGYPLPLGIESACEMLDVDLYDDVDIVELPGRMNDRLPRGVRVESARLIATKESLMAITRAMEYSVETDDTEIVETMKRGIEARIPFQKETKKGHSTIEFGEAILDARIDGANVTLVLPAGDEHSLRIDRAVMALAEMPMEGLHRIRLTRLRQFRRTDSGLEEIE, encoded by the coding sequence GTGCCGGCAATTAAGGATTCAGTCATAACCGAACTCGTCGCCGCGGTGCAGAAGCCAGCCCGATATACCGGCGGCGAATACAACCAGGTGATAAAATCCGGCGCGGACCTCCGGATGGCCGTCTGCTATCCCGACCTCTACGAGGTAGGGATGTCGAACCACGGGATACGCATACTGTACGATATCGCCAATTCGATCGAGGGCGTGGCATGCGAACGAGTCTTTTCGGTCGATACGGGCTTTGAAAAGCGCCTGCGCGAACTCGGCCTTCCGCTTTTCACGCTCGAAAGCCGCACCCCGCTTGGCGAGCTCGATATGCTCGCATTTAATCTGTCGCACGATCTTCTTTATACGAATGTTCTTCAAGTCCTGGATCTCGGTGGGATTCCGTTTATGGCACGCGAACGGGACGGTTCGCAGCCGCTCGTGATTGCCGGGGGCGAGGCGTCCTGCAACCCGGCGCCGATGGGGGATTTCGTCGACGCATTTTTCCTGGGCGACGGCGAGGAGGGCATAGTGGAGATCGCCGAATGCCTGCTGGCGGCAAAAAGGCGAAACCTCCGCCGAAACGAAAAGCTCGCGCTACTCGAAGAAATCGAGGGCGTGTACGTCCCGTCGCTGCATCGCGTCGTCCGCAAAGACGGCAGACTTGCCGCGATCGAGGGGAAGCTCGTTCGAAAACGGTCGTACCGGGCGCCGGTGCCGCACTTTCCGCTGCGGCCCATCGTTCCGAACATTCGCGTGGCCCAGGACAGGGCGATCGTCGAGGTCAGCCGGGGCTGTTCGAACATGTGCCGCTTCTGCCATGCGGGCTATTACGACCTCCCCTGTAGGGAGTATTCGCCGCAACTTCTTTCCGACGGCATCACGACGGTGCTCGAAAACTCCGGATACGACGAGCTTACCCTCGCGTCGCTTTCCATCGGCGATTACCGGCACCTGGCCGAGCTCTTAAACGACATCCTTCCGCGCCTCAATGAGCGCGGAGTCTCGATCTCGCTTCCGTCGCTTCGCGTGGACATGGGCACCCTCCCGATAATCGAGAGAATCTCCTCGCTGAGAAAAGCCTCGCTTACCTTCGCCGTCGAGTCGGCCTCGGAGGAGATACGCGCTTTGGCCAACAAGAGGATATCCACCGACGATCTGCTTTCGATCGTGGCGCACGTATTCGAGCGCGGCTGGCGGACGCTGAAGCTCTATTTCATGATAGGGCTCCCAGGCTGCGAAAGTGTCGACGAGGCCGAGGCGATGATCGCCCTGCTTAAAAGGATCGCATCGCTCTCGAAAGGCAAAAAGGAGATCAATGTCACCGTCTCGCCCTTCGTGCCCAAGCCGCTGACTCCTTTTCAGTGGGCGCGACAGATGGACGCGGCGTATTTTTACGATATCGTCCGTCGCCTCAAGCGGGGAGTGCCGCGATCGGTAACGATAAAGAACCATAATGTTGAATCGTCGGTCCTGGAAGGTGTGCTCGCCCGCGGCGATGAGCGCCTCGCTACGGTCATACTCGGTGCATACCGCGACGGCGCGCGGCTCGATTCGTGGAGCGAGCATTTCAATTACGGGACATGGGAGAAACGGCTGAACGAGGATTTACCGGGATGGAGGTCCCTGTTGGATTCTCGCCGCGAAGACGAGGTCTTTCCGTGGAGCGCGGTCGAAACGGGCTTCGAGCGTCTCGTTGGGCTCCAGCGCAAGGCGCCCGCGGATACGTCGGTATTAAAGAAAAAATTCCCGCGCCCCGCGGGCGTCCTGACCGTCGATGACCGTTCGGTCGACGCGTTCGAACGGAAATACGCGGTTGTGCTGCGGGTGCGGCTTCGCCTGTCAAAGAACGGTTTCGCACGCTACATTCCGCACATCGATTTTATCGAGATCGTAAAGCGCTCTCTGCGCATGGCCGGAATTCCCGTTTCCTTCTCGCAGGGATTCAACAAGCGGGAGCGCATCGCGGCGGGCTATCCCCTGCCGCTCGGCATCGAAAGCGCCTGCGAGATGCTTGACGTCGATCTGTATGATGATGTTGATATCGTGGAATTACCGGGAAGGATGAACGACCGCCTCCCCCGGGGGGTACGAGTCGAGTCGGCCCGCCTTATCGCAACAAAGGAATCGCTGATGGCCATAACCCGCGCCATGGAGTATTCGGTCGAAACTGACGATACGGAAATTGTTGAAACGATGAAACGCGGTATCGAAGCGCGCATCCCCTTTCAAAAGGAGACCAAGAAGGGCCACTCGACGATCGAGTTCGGCGAGGCGATCCTCGATGCCCGTATCGACGGCGCAAACGTAACACTGGTTCTTCCGGCGGGCGACGAGCATTCGCTTCGTATCGACAGGGCCGTCATGGCGCTCGCGGAGATGCCAATGGAAGGGCTTCATCGAATACGACTTACGCGCCTGCGACAGTTTCGCAGGACGGACAGCGGTCTCGAGGAGATTGAATAG
- the rsmA gene encoding 16S rRNA (adenine(1518)-N(6)/adenine(1519)-N(6))-dimethyltransferase RsmA, with amino-acid sequence MNRSEIIETARALGLSPNKKLGQNFLCDTGTVGKILGAAGVAVTDTVLEIGPGLGALTGGLLERAGSVTAVEIDAGFVRYLSDRFSGNGKLRLIHGDFIKIAPSGVFTKAVSNLPYYCSSEVLFKLATEYRIPSVYVMLQKEMAGRIVAAPGTAQYGALSVALGIYYRARSLFGIRPECFYPRPDVVSVFIELAMRDDVGLDEEGLALFHLLVKSAFWGRRKTLSKALADSPHIDLDRKVVLGVLGEMGMDERIRGENMSVAEYTILTARIQEAIRAGN; translated from the coding sequence ATGAACAGAAGTGAAATAATAGAAACGGCCCGGGCGCTGGGGCTTTCACCTAATAAGAAGCTCGGGCAGAATTTTCTGTGCGACACCGGCACTGTTGGAAAGATCCTCGGCGCGGCCGGCGTTGCGGTGACCGATACCGTCCTCGAGATAGGCCCGGGGCTTGGCGCGCTCACCGGAGGCTTGCTTGAACGTGCCGGCTCGGTGACGGCGGTGGAGATCGACGCCGGCTTTGTGCGATATCTTTCGGACCGTTTTTCAGGAAACGGGAAGTTGCGGCTTATCCATGGCGATTTTATTAAGATCGCTCCTTCCGGCGTTTTTACGAAGGCCGTATCGAACCTTCCATACTATTGTTCCTCGGAAGTCCTCTTTAAACTTGCGACGGAATACCGCATACCGTCGGTATATGTCATGCTGCAGAAGGAGATGGCCGGGCGGATCGTGGCGGCTCCGGGAACAGCGCAGTACGGAGCGCTCTCGGTCGCACTCGGGATATATTACCGGGCAAGGTCGCTGTTTGGCATACGGCCGGAGTGCTTTTATCCACGACCGGATGTCGTTTCGGTATTTATAGAGCTTGCGATGAGGGACGACGTCGGTCTCGACGAAGAGGGGCTTGCATTGTTCCACCTGCTGGTGAAATCGGCGTTCTGGGGCCGCAGGAAAACGCTGTCGAAGGCGCTGGCGGACTCACCTCATATCGATCTGGACCGTAAAGTGGTGCTCGGTGTTTTAGGTGAAATGGGAATGGATGAGAGGATACGGGGGGAAAACATGTCCGTTGCGGAATACACGATTTTGACCGCGCGCATTCAGGAGGCGATCCGTGCCGGCAATTAA